Proteins from one Fischerella sp. PCC 9605 genomic window:
- a CDS encoding FAD-binding oxidoreductase, which translates to MVNQHVTTITGEESVLEQAAVEAFKASLRGELLSSGDAGYDNARKVYNGMIDRHPRLIARCTDVADVINAVNFARENNLLLAVRGGGHNGAGLGICDDGLVIDLSRMKGIRVDPVARTVRVEGGCTLGDVDHATHAFGLAIPSGINSTTGVAGLTLGGGHGYLTRKYGLTIDNLLEADVVLADGRFVTANANENEDLIWAIRGGGGNFGIVTSFLFKAHPVSTVYAGPTLWHLDRATEVMRWYREFSINVQEDMYGFFAFLKVPPGPPFPEHLHTKTMCGVIWCYTGALEKVEEAFRPIRDFATPAFEHIGPMPYPALQSMFDSLYPAGLQWYWKGDFVKQLSDEAIALHVKYGSQLPSLLSTMHLYPIDGAANRVGNKDTAFSFREAKWSMVMAGIDPDPANAEKITTWAKEYWNALHPYTCGGAYVNFMMEEGQERVQATYRDNYERLVAIKNKYDPTNLFRVNQNIKPVTP; encoded by the coding sequence ATGGTTAACCAGCATGTTACGACCATTACAGGTGAAGAAAGCGTTCTTGAGCAAGCAGCAGTGGAAGCATTTAAGGCCAGCCTGCGCGGTGAATTGCTCAGTTCCGGTGATGCAGGCTATGACAACGCCCGCAAAGTCTACAATGGGATGATTGACCGACACCCCCGCCTGATTGCCCGTTGTACCGACGTGGCGGATGTCATCAATGCTGTGAATTTTGCCCGTGAAAACAACCTACTCCTTGCAGTTCGAGGCGGCGGTCATAATGGTGCAGGTCTGGGGATTTGCGATGACGGCTTGGTCATCGACCTCTCCCGCATGAAGGGCATTCGCGTTGACCCTGTAGCGCGTACAGTGCGAGTCGAAGGCGGCTGCACCTTGGGGGATGTGGATCATGCAACCCATGCATTTGGTCTGGCTATACCTAGTGGAATTAACTCTACTACCGGTGTTGCTGGACTGACCTTGGGTGGCGGACACGGCTATCTGACTCGCAAGTATGGCTTAACTATTGACAATTTGCTTGAAGCAGATGTAGTGCTGGCAGACGGTCGTTTCGTTACTGCCAATGCAAACGAGAACGAGGATCTGATTTGGGCGATTCGTGGCGGTGGCGGTAACTTCGGCATCGTCACTTCTTTTCTGTTCAAGGCACACCCCGTTAGCACAGTTTATGCCGGGCCGACGCTGTGGCATTTGGATCGAGCAACCGAAGTAATGCGGTGGTATAGGGAGTTCAGCATTAATGTGCAGGAAGACATGTATGGTTTCTTTGCCTTCCTGAAAGTGCCACCCGGACCGCCATTCCCGGAGCACCTGCATACTAAAACAATGTGCGGTGTTATTTGGTGCTACACCGGAGCATTGGAGAAAGTAGAGGAAGCGTTCCGACCGATCCGCGATTTTGCTACTCCAGCTTTTGAACACATTGGCCCAATGCCCTATCCTGCTTTGCAGAGTATGTTCGATTCCCTATACCCGGCAGGGTTGCAGTGGTACTGGAAGGGCGATTTTGTGAAGCAGTTGAGTGACGAGGCGATCGCACTACACGTAAAATATGGTTCGCAACTGCCAAGCTTGCTGTCAACCATGCATCTGTATCCGATTGACGGCGCAGCCAACCGAGTTGGCAATAAAGATACGGCTTTCAGCTTCCGTGAGGCGAAGTGGTCAATGGTCATGGCTGGCATCGATCCAGATCCGGCAAACGCTGAAAAGATTACGACCTGGGCAAAGGAATATTGGAACGCATTGCATCCCTATACCTGTGGCGGTGCGTACGTGAATTTCATGATGGAGGAGGGTCAAGAGCGCGTCCAGGCCACCTATCGCGACAATTACGAGCGTCTGGTTGCGATCAAGAATAAATACGATCCAACCAACCTGTTCCGCGTCAATCAAAACATCAAGCCAGTCACACCTTAG
- a CDS encoding alpha/beta fold hydrolase — protein sequence MPYANNQGIRIHYQVQGDGPPLVLHHGITQSWEDWQEKSYTKALSRDYQLILLDARGHGASDKPHDPAAYALPLRVTDVTAVLDDLNIRQAHFFGYSMGGWIGFGMAKYAPERLHSLIIGGAHPYEESMQPFREPMSKGMEGLVSFAEAMFGQWLTPAGKTRLISNDLQALIALAQDRPSIEDVLPTMTMPCLLFSGDADFRYAEIQECAKHMPNVTFVSLPECDHFAAMAKSDLVLPHITKFLQAVSQS from the coding sequence ATGCCCTATGCCAATAACCAAGGAATCCGTATTCACTACCAAGTGCAAGGAGACGGCCCACCACTAGTCCTCCATCACGGGATAACTCAAAGCTGGGAGGATTGGCAAGAAAAGAGCTACACTAAAGCCCTCAGCCGCGACTATCAACTCATCTTGCTTGATGCACGTGGACACGGCGCCAGCGATAAGCCTCACGACCCCGCAGCTTATGCCTTGCCCTTAAGAGTTACAGATGTAACTGCGGTTTTAGACGATCTGAATATTCGTCAAGCCCACTTTTTTGGTTACTCAATGGGCGGATGGATAGGGTTTGGTATGGCTAAATATGCTCCAGAACGCTTGCACAGCCTAATTATCGGTGGTGCTCATCCCTATGAAGAAAGTATGCAGCCTTTCCGAGAGCCAATGAGCAAGGGGATGGAGGGTTTAGTCAGTTTTGCTGAGGCTATGTTCGGACAGTGGCTGACCCCTGCGGGTAAGACGCGGTTGATATCTAACGATTTACAGGCTTTGATAGCGCTTGCCCAGGATAGACCCTCCATTGAAGATGTTTTGCCAACCATGACAATGCCGTGTTTGCTGTTTTCCGGTGATGCAGACTTCAGGTATGCCGAGATTCAGGAGTGTGCCAAACATATGCCTAACGTGACATTCGTTTCCTTACCTGAATGCGATCATTTTGCGGCGATGGCGAAAAGCGATTTGGTGCTTCCCCACATCACGAAATTTTTACAAGCGGTGAGTCAGAGTTAG